A single region of the Solwaraspora sp. WMMD406 genome encodes:
- a CDS encoding sensor histidine kinase, with protein sequence MSTATDTLDPLERTRPFEHVGLLYHDRSEYVTAVTGFAKTALAAGTPVLVAVPTGNLEPLREVLGDDSTVTFVDMSAAGRNPGRIIPGVLLAFAQRNSGRPVCIVGEPIWPGRSADEYPACVAHEIAHEILINLVFASRPAVVLCPYDARRLDPESVLDAHRSHPIMMMPTGDRTASRDYRRPESALAALNQPLPPPPPDAGRMPFGDVLALAEIRRFVSVAAAAAGLDQDRTDDLALAVNELATNSVRHSGSDGQVYVWSEPDAMICQVEDTGHLADPLAGRIPPGPDQPGGRGLLLVNDLSDLVRIYTRPGRTTIRVYVYR encoded by the coding sequence ATGAGTACCGCCACTGACACGTTGGACCCCCTCGAACGGACCCGCCCGTTCGAGCACGTCGGGCTGCTGTATCACGACCGGTCGGAGTACGTCACCGCCGTCACCGGCTTCGCCAAGACCGCGCTGGCCGCCGGTACGCCGGTCCTGGTCGCCGTCCCGACCGGCAATCTCGAACCGCTTCGCGAGGTGCTCGGGGACGACTCCACGGTCACCTTCGTCGACATGTCCGCGGCCGGGCGCAACCCCGGCCGGATCATTCCCGGCGTGCTGCTCGCATTCGCGCAGCGCAACTCGGGACGGCCGGTCTGCATCGTCGGTGAGCCGATCTGGCCCGGTCGCAGTGCCGACGAGTACCCGGCCTGCGTCGCGCATGAAATCGCGCATGAAATCCTGATCAACCTGGTGTTCGCCAGCCGTCCGGCGGTCGTGCTCTGCCCGTACGACGCCCGCCGGCTCGACCCGGAGTCGGTGCTGGACGCGCACCGGTCCCATCCGATCATGATGATGCCGACCGGCGATCGCACGGCCAGCAGGGACTACCGCCGGCCCGAGAGCGCGCTGGCGGCGCTGAACCAGCCGCTGCCACCGCCCCCGCCCGACGCCGGCCGGATGCCGTTCGGCGACGTTCTCGCACTGGCCGAGATCCGCCGGTTCGTCTCGGTCGCCGCAGCCGCGGCCGGCCTGGACCAGGACCGGACCGACGATCTGGCGTTGGCGGTCAACGAACTGGCGACCAACAGCGTGCGGCATTCCGGTTCGGACGGTCAGGTGTACGTCTGGTCCGAACCGGACGCGATGATCTGCCAGGTCGAGGACACCGGTCACCTCGCCGACCCACTGGCCGGGCGGATCCCGCCCGGTCCGGATCAGCCGGGTGGCCGAGGTCTGCTGCTGGTCAACGACCTGTCCGATCTGGTCAGGATCTACACTCGACCCGGTCGGACCACCATCCGGGTGTACGTCTACCGCTGA
- a CDS encoding MEDS domain-containing protein: MAGVGTFDRVRPGDHVCWAFDSDDQQVAELARYIRLGLARREKVCYFTASRSPEELNIELAEQGVPVEPAVAAGQLVITSVADTYLAAGVFDPEAMVDAWDGELAVARAGGWSALRAIGDMAWAATCVPGGEHLAWYEATVNKVFSAGYGSALCLYDRRIFGSDDLHRVYSAHPATAQDDSGGDWRPLLRIRLNTDPVELRLRGEADASNRDALDATLRDLRHRMDSGTDNDHRATLDLTGLRFADVTAGRLLADFIGSAPDRIRLVGCSPQVARLLDLVAGRYRPQVASKGHP; encoded by the coding sequence GTGGCAGGCGTGGGAACCTTCGACCGGGTACGGCCCGGCGACCACGTCTGCTGGGCGTTCGACAGCGACGACCAGCAGGTCGCCGAGCTCGCCCGGTACATCCGTCTCGGATTGGCCCGTCGGGAGAAGGTTTGCTATTTCACCGCGAGCCGGTCACCCGAGGAGCTGAACATCGAGCTCGCCGAACAGGGCGTACCGGTGGAACCGGCCGTCGCGGCCGGGCAGCTCGTCATCACCTCGGTGGCCGACACATACCTCGCCGCCGGCGTGTTCGACCCGGAAGCGATGGTCGATGCCTGGGATGGCGAGCTGGCCGTCGCCCGGGCCGGTGGCTGGTCGGCGCTGCGCGCCATCGGCGACATGGCGTGGGCCGCGACGTGCGTCCCCGGCGGTGAACATCTCGCCTGGTACGAGGCGACGGTCAACAAGGTCTTCAGCGCTGGCTACGGCAGCGCGCTGTGCCTCTACGACCGCCGGATCTTCGGCAGCGACGACTTGCACCGCGTGTACTCCGCCCATCCCGCGACCGCCCAGGACGACTCCGGGGGTGACTGGCGGCCGCTGCTGCGCATCCGGCTGAACACGGATCCGGTCGAGCTGCGGCTGCGGGGCGAGGCCGACGCGTCCAACCGGGACGCCCTGGACGCCACTCTGCGTGACCTACGGCATCGCATGGACAGCGGCACCGACAATGACCATCGTGCCACCCTCGACCTCACCGGCCTCCGCTTCGCCGATGTCACCGCAGGACGGCTGTTGGCCGACTTCATCGGATCAGCTCCGGACCGGATACGCCTGGTGGGCTGCTCGCCGCAGGTGGCGCGGTTGTTGGATCTCGTCGCCGGCCGTTACCGGCCACAGGTCGCGTCGAAGGGTCACCCATGA
- a CDS encoding TcmI family type II polyketide cyclase produces the protein MYRSLIVARMLPDVAPQIADIFGRSDQTSNLPQTIGVRARSLFQFGEVYLHLVEGDEPVEAAVTRSRKHPEFRRISDELRPFVSAYDPTTWREPKDAMAREFYRWERDA, from the coding sequence ATGTATCGAAGCCTGATCGTCGCCCGCATGCTGCCCGACGTAGCACCCCAGATCGCGGACATCTTCGGGCGATCGGACCAGACATCCAACCTTCCCCAGACCATCGGCGTCCGCGCCCGCAGTCTCTTCCAGTTCGGTGAGGTCTACCTGCACTTGGTGGAGGGCGACGAGCCGGTGGAGGCGGCTGTCACCCGATCCCGCAAGCACCCGGAGTTCCGGCGAATCAGTGACGAACTGAGGCCGTTCGTTTCGGCGTACGACCCGACCACATGGCGAGAGCCCAAAGACGCCATGGCCCGTGAATTCTACCGCTGGGAACGTGATGCTTGA
- a CDS encoding glycosyltransferase produces MSGASRPAVVDLAGRWRWRIRVDGRRAHAHEPLPGRGGPVRLVEVDADSVATLRRLLAEPAAVTPARRLRLRVRRWSPPAPGWSGRLGPLPQLRRHRIRLPGRGGVLPVGASRAGVARVEVEVGRAVPLYDLLGAALAVLAPVRPLPRPASADVTGLGAAPAWLPPAANHTVGAGPLVANPEIRAYDVVLAADAAALPAPADLVGVAVTAGDTGARVTNRQPIVLIDSAVANPIGRGRRYGPQEPIAWLDFPPGEPVPRWRLRTGAEPDGPTVVSGRLDQVPLDGARLAAVRGFGNVWCGEVPASDPAATATLLAQLAATGVVLRVPTLPPAVADRLAEPLLRVLASEPPAVTADGLEWEIRSVRQRSAALRGHAAAFASGAVTVGTLPALAAPPSVSAVLVTRRPEYLPDVVGHLARQTYPELEIVLCLHGIELAADLRSRLVDCGRPIQVFTAPAGLSFGEVMGAATARARGSLITKVDDDDVYGPEHVWDLVLAREYSGATLVGKAAEFVVLQTLGVTVRRAAVPPEAYGAPVAGGTMLLARGDLEAVGGWRPVPRSVDRGLMDRVLRSGGLIYRTHPLGYLYERRSSGHTWDAGLDYFLRRAGQQWDRVPRHREFGTEVTVG; encoded by the coding sequence GTGAGCGGGGCGTCCCGCCCGGCGGTGGTCGACCTCGCCGGGCGGTGGCGGTGGCGGATCCGGGTCGACGGTCGACGCGCCCACGCCCACGAACCGCTGCCGGGTCGCGGTGGCCCGGTGCGGTTGGTGGAGGTCGACGCCGACTCGGTGGCCACCCTGCGCCGCCTGTTGGCCGAGCCGGCCGCCGTCACCCCGGCGCGTCGGCTGCGTCTGCGGGTCCGCCGGTGGAGTCCGCCGGCTCCGGGTTGGTCCGGTCGGCTCGGGCCGCTGCCCCAGCTGCGTCGGCACCGGATCCGGCTGCCGGGGCGCGGCGGCGTGCTGCCGGTGGGTGCGTCACGAGCCGGTGTCGCCCGGGTCGAGGTCGAGGTGGGCCGGGCGGTCCCGCTGTACGACCTGCTCGGTGCGGCGCTCGCGGTGCTCGCCCCGGTGCGACCGTTGCCTCGTCCGGCGAGCGCGGACGTGACCGGTCTCGGGGCCGCGCCGGCCTGGTTGCCGCCGGCCGCCAATCACACCGTGGGCGCCGGCCCGCTGGTGGCCAACCCGGAGATCCGGGCGTACGACGTGGTGCTGGCCGCCGACGCGGCGGCGCTGCCGGCACCGGCCGACCTGGTCGGTGTCGCGGTGACCGCCGGCGACACCGGGGCGCGGGTGACCAACCGGCAGCCGATCGTGCTGATCGACTCGGCGGTGGCCAACCCGATCGGCCGGGGTCGGCGGTACGGTCCGCAGGAGCCGATCGCCTGGCTGGACTTCCCGCCGGGCGAGCCGGTGCCGCGCTGGCGGTTGCGCACGGGTGCCGAGCCTGACGGTCCGACGGTCGTGTCGGGGCGGCTGGACCAGGTTCCGCTCGACGGGGCCCGGTTGGCCGCCGTACGCGGGTTCGGCAACGTGTGGTGCGGCGAGGTGCCGGCGAGTGATCCGGCGGCGACCGCGACCCTGTTGGCCCAGCTCGCCGCGACCGGGGTGGTGCTGCGGGTGCCGACGTTGCCGCCGGCGGTGGCGGACCGGCTCGCCGAACCGCTGCTGCGGGTGCTGGCGAGCGAGCCGCCGGCGGTCACGGCCGACGGCCTGGAGTGGGAGATTCGCAGTGTCCGGCAGCGGTCGGCGGCGCTGCGTGGGCACGCGGCGGCGTTCGCGTCGGGTGCGGTGACGGTGGGTACGTTGCCGGCGTTGGCCGCGCCGCCGTCGGTGAGCGCGGTGCTGGTCACCCGACGTCCGGAGTACCTGCCCGACGTGGTCGGTCATCTGGCCCGGCAGACGTACCCCGAGTTGGAGATCGTGCTGTGCCTGCACGGCATCGAGTTGGCCGCTGACCTGCGGTCCCGATTGGTGGACTGTGGTCGGCCGATCCAGGTGTTCACCGCGCCTGCGGGGTTGAGCTTCGGTGAGGTGATGGGCGCGGCGACGGCGCGGGCCCGGGGCAGCCTGATCACCAAGGTCGACGACGACGACGTGTACGGCCCGGAGCACGTCTGGGATCTGGTGCTGGCCCGGGAGTACTCCGGGGCCACGCTGGTGGGCAAGGCGGCCGAGTTCGTGGTGCTGCAGACCCTCGGCGTGACGGTGCGCCGGGCGGCGGTGCCGCCGGAGGCGTACGGCGCACCGGTGGCCGGTGGCACGATGTTGCTGGCCCGGGGGGATCTGGAGGCGGTCGGCGGCTGGCGGCCGGTGCCCCGGTCGGTGGATCGCGGCCTGATGGACCGGGTGCTGCGGTCCGGCGGCCTGATCTACCGAACCCATCCGCTGGGGTACCTCTACGAGCGTCGGTCGAGCGGGCACACCTGGGACGCCGGGTTGGACTATTTCCTGCGCCGGGCAGGTCAGCAGTGGGACCGGGTGCCCCGGCACCGCGAGTTCGGCACCGAGGTGACCGTCGGGTAA
- a CDS encoding S8 family serine peptidase encodes MNLPRKVIIVGATALAMVAAAAVPAIAAEPEGTILHAGGATAIPDSYIVVFNKNTVSRDQVAATARTLASRQGRTVARTYTAALRGFEITATARQAARIAAHPAVEYVEQNHTVHIADTQPNPPSWGLDRIDQRNLPLDNSYTYPNTASNVHSYIIDTGIRFSHSDFGGRAVSGFDAVDGGSADDCNGHGTHVAGTVGGTAYGVAKGTTLVGVRVLNCSGSGTTAGVIAGVDWVTANAVLPAVANMSLGGGANTSLDTAVRNSIAAGVTYSLAAGNSSANACNTSPARVTEAITVGSTTNTDARSSFSNFGTCLDVFAPGSSITSAWHTGDSATNTISGTSMAAPHVAGAAALVASVNPSWSPQQVRDYLYDNATVGAVGNPGSGSPNRLLYVVNDGTPPTNDFSVSVSPTSGSTAPGGSVSATVATSTTSGSAQSVALTASGLPSGATASFSPATVTSGGSSALTIATSAGTSPGTYPITITGTGTSATRTASFTLTVTGPGGGCTGTNGSDVAIPDTGAWVSSSIVISGCASTPSTSSTVDVNIQHTYRGDLIVDLIAPDGSSYRLKSWAFFDGADNVIETYTVNLSSETANGTWQLRVRDVFSGDTGYINTWTLDL; translated from the coding sequence ATGAATCTCCCTCGTAAGGTCATCATCGTCGGCGCCACCGCGCTGGCCATGGTGGCGGCAGCCGCCGTACCGGCCATCGCGGCCGAGCCGGAAGGTACGATCCTGCACGCCGGTGGAGCCACCGCCATACCGGACAGCTACATCGTGGTGTTCAACAAGAACACGGTCAGCCGGGACCAGGTCGCCGCCACGGCCCGCACCCTGGCCAGCCGGCAGGGACGTACGGTTGCCCGCACCTACACCGCAGCGCTACGTGGCTTCGAGATCACGGCCACCGCACGACAGGCGGCCCGGATCGCTGCCCACCCCGCCGTCGAATACGTCGAGCAGAACCACACGGTGCACATCGCCGACACCCAGCCGAACCCGCCGTCGTGGGGGCTGGACCGGATCGACCAGCGCAACCTGCCGCTGGACAACTCGTACACCTACCCGAACACGGCGTCGAACGTGCACTCGTACATCATCGACACCGGCATCCGGTTCAGCCACAGCGACTTCGGCGGCAGGGCGGTCAGCGGCTTCGACGCCGTCGACGGCGGATCGGCCGACGACTGCAACGGCCACGGTACGCACGTCGCCGGCACCGTCGGCGGCACCGCGTACGGCGTCGCCAAGGGCACGACCCTGGTCGGCGTACGGGTGCTCAACTGCTCCGGCAGCGGCACCACCGCCGGCGTCATCGCCGGCGTCGACTGGGTGACCGCCAACGCCGTACTGCCGGCCGTGGCCAACATGAGCCTCGGCGGCGGCGCCAACACCTCGCTGGACACCGCGGTCCGCAACTCGATCGCCGCTGGCGTCACCTACAGCCTGGCGGCGGGCAACAGCTCCGCGAACGCCTGCAACACCTCCCCGGCGCGGGTCACCGAAGCCATCACCGTCGGCTCGACCACCAACACCGACGCCCGGTCCAGCTTCTCCAACTTCGGCACCTGCCTGGACGTCTTCGCGCCCGGGTCGTCGATCACCTCGGCCTGGCACACCGGCGACAGCGCGACCAACACCATCAGCGGCACCTCGATGGCCGCCCCGCACGTCGCCGGCGCCGCGGCTCTGGTCGCCTCGGTCAACCCGAGCTGGTCGCCGCAGCAGGTCCGCGACTACCTGTACGACAACGCCACGGTGGGCGCGGTCGGCAACCCGGGCTCCGGCTCGCCCAACCGTCTGCTGTACGTGGTCAACGACGGCACTCCGCCGACGAACGACTTCTCGGTGTCGGTCTCCCCGACGTCGGGCTCGACGGCGCCGGGCGGCTCGGTCTCGGCCACGGTCGCGACCAGCACCACCTCCGGTTCGGCCCAGTCGGTCGCGCTGACCGCGAGCGGGCTGCCCAGCGGGGCGACCGCCAGCTTCAGCCCGGCCACCGTCACCTCCGGCGGCAGCTCGGCGCTGACCATCGCCACCTCGGCGGGCACCTCACCGGGGACCTACCCGATCACGATCACCGGCACCGGCACGTCGGCCACCCGTACGGCGAGCTTCACCCTGACCGTGACCGGACCGGGCGGCGGCTGCACCGGCACCAACGGCTCCGACGTCGCCATCCCCGACACCGGCGCCTGGGTGAGCAGCAGCATCGTGATCAGCGGCTGTGCCAGCACCCCGTCGACGTCGTCGACGGTGGACGTCAACATCCAGCACACCTACCGGGGTGACCTGATCGTCGACCTGATCGCCCCCGACGGGTCGTCCTACCGGTTGAAGAGCTGGGCGTTCTTCGACGGGGCGGACAACGTGATCGAGACGTACACGGTGAACCTCTCCTCGGAGACGGCCAACGGCACCTGGCAGCTGCGGGTCCGGGACGTCTTCAGCGGAGACACCGGCTACATCAACACCTGGACGCTGGATCTGTAG
- a CDS encoding ABC transporter ATP-binding protein: MTTVALKDVTKVFPDGTIAVDNVNLDVNDGEFMVLLGPSGCGKSTVLRMIAGLEDPSSGAVLLDGELANDIPPRDRRVAMVFQDFALYPHMTVGDNIAFPLRLAGVDTESRSERVTDVASALGIGDVLARRPSQLSGGQRQRVAMGRAIVRRPGLFLMDEPLSNLDSGLRAELRAEISGLVRELGVSTVYVTHDQAEALTMADRVAIMRKGVLQDVGTPTEVYGRPATLYVAAFLGSPRMNLLEASVYVHLDRYVALNLGDQALYLPWSDIRARAVSHYHGERIVVGMRAEALTPVAPDAGGDVLQGRIRFLEHHGHESLAYLDIGATAIMVDDLGGTPPEPVNGTSRLRRLGNVMQRLTGRTAEAREAGEAQATAGRRGSRESVLSDPGRHHRRPAELAVRLAPYPAVTPGHPLSVAVRMDALHFFDERGDRIDVGWR, encoded by the coding sequence GTGACCACCGTCGCGCTCAAGGACGTGACCAAGGTCTTTCCGGACGGGACGATCGCCGTCGACAACGTCAATCTCGACGTCAACGACGGCGAGTTCATGGTGCTGCTCGGCCCGTCCGGCTGCGGCAAGTCGACCGTTTTGCGGATGATCGCCGGGCTTGAGGATCCCTCGAGCGGTGCGGTGCTGCTTGACGGTGAGCTGGCCAACGACATCCCGCCTCGGGATCGCCGGGTGGCGATGGTCTTCCAGGATTTCGCGCTTTATCCGCACATGACGGTCGGCGACAATATCGCCTTCCCGCTGCGGTTGGCCGGCGTCGATACCGAGTCACGCTCCGAACGGGTCACCGACGTGGCCAGCGCTCTCGGCATCGGTGACGTACTGGCCCGTCGGCCGAGCCAGCTCTCCGGTGGTCAGCGGCAGCGGGTCGCGATGGGCCGGGCGATCGTCCGACGTCCCGGCCTGTTCCTCATGGACGAACCCTTGTCCAACCTGGACAGCGGGTTGCGGGCCGAGCTGCGAGCGGAGATCTCCGGGCTGGTCCGCGAACTCGGCGTCAGCACCGTGTACGTCACCCACGATCAGGCCGAGGCGCTGACCATGGCCGACCGGGTGGCGATCATGCGCAAGGGCGTGTTGCAGGACGTCGGCACCCCGACCGAGGTGTACGGCCGACCGGCCACCCTCTACGTCGCGGCGTTCCTGGGCAGCCCGCGGATGAACCTGCTCGAAGCCTCGGTCTACGTACACCTCGACCGGTATGTCGCGCTCAACCTCGGGGACCAGGCGCTCTACCTGCCGTGGAGCGACATCCGGGCCCGAGCGGTCTCGCACTACCACGGCGAGCGGATCGTGGTCGGCATGCGCGCCGAGGCGCTCACCCCGGTCGCCCCGGACGCCGGGGGAGACGTGCTGCAGGGCCGGATCCGGTTCCTGGAACACCACGGCCACGAGTCGCTGGCCTACCTCGACATCGGGGCGACCGCGATCATGGTCGACGACCTGGGCGGGACGCCACCCGAGCCGGTCAACGGCACCAGTCGGCTGCGTCGCCTCGGCAACGTGATGCAGCGGCTCACCGGACGGACCGCCGAGGCCCGTGAGGCCGGTGAGGCCCAGGCGACCGCCGGCCGGCGGGGCAGCCGGGAGAGCGTACTCAGCGACCCCGGGCGGCACCACCGTCGCCCCGCCGAGCTGGCCGTACGGCTGGCGCCGTACCCGGCGGTCACGCCGGGCCACCCGCTGTCGGTGGCGGTCCGGATGGACGCCCTGCACTTCTTCGACGAACGGGGTGACCGGATCGACGTGGGCTGGCGCTGA
- a CDS encoding alpha/beta fold hydrolase codes for MLATSLFPPEVGRAPRGQPGHRPFPLPDRIERKLRPLMATRPDISPGVRRIILDLAGLPLSGLLAEPENKPVRAAVVALHGVGMNAGYFDAQSSPDLSLLRLGPSLGYTVLSLDRPGYGRSAKQLPQGQRLVDQIAAVGQALEAFSSRFAIGTGVLLLAHSFGGKVAIGAAASDATGILAGLDLSGIGHRQEMARCGGAAEQRGGWECNWGPLRLYPSSTFCPAGAPVEPTPPLDIVDASRWPAHFDELAPDVRVPVRLTFAEHESWWRHDPDTVAELIAVFRAAPRVAVEHLRDAGHNISLGWAARSYHLRALAFLEECLTLRKLT; via the coding sequence GTGCTCGCGACCAGCCTGTTTCCGCCTGAGGTGGGCCGCGCGCCTCGCGGACAGCCGGGTCATCGGCCCTTTCCCCTGCCTGATCGGATCGAGCGGAAATTGAGGCCGCTGATGGCGACCAGACCCGACATCTCCCCAGGAGTTCGAAGGATCATTCTGGATCTCGCAGGTCTGCCGTTGTCCGGGCTGCTCGCCGAACCCGAGAACAAGCCAGTGCGCGCCGCCGTGGTGGCACTGCACGGGGTCGGAATGAATGCCGGCTATTTCGACGCCCAGTCCAGCCCTGATCTGTCACTATTGAGGCTTGGGCCGAGCCTCGGCTATACCGTACTCTCCCTCGATCGCCCCGGCTACGGTCGGTCGGCGAAACAACTGCCGCAGGGGCAGCGCCTGGTCGACCAGATCGCCGCCGTGGGCCAGGCGCTGGAGGCATTTTCCTCGCGGTTCGCAATCGGTACGGGGGTGCTGCTCCTGGCACACTCCTTCGGGGGGAAAGTGGCGATCGGCGCAGCCGCCTCCGACGCCACTGGAATCCTGGCAGGCCTAGACCTGTCTGGAATTGGGCATAGGCAGGAGATGGCGCGATGTGGCGGAGCAGCCGAACAGCGCGGCGGATGGGAATGTAACTGGGGACCCTTGCGCCTCTATCCGTCAAGCACATTCTGCCCGGCCGGGGCTCCAGTAGAACCAACGCCCCCACTCGACATCGTGGACGCCAGCCGTTGGCCGGCTCACTTTGATGAGCTGGCACCAGACGTCCGTGTGCCCGTACGGTTGACCTTCGCTGAGCACGAGTCCTGGTGGCGCCACGATCCGGATACAGTGGCCGAGCTGATCGCGGTGTTCCGGGCGGCTCCACGCGTTGCTGTCGAGCACCTGCGCGACGCAGGCCACAACATCAGCTTGGGTTGGGCAGCCCGCTCCTATCATCTGCGGGCTCTGGCCTTTCTGGAGGAATGCCTGACACTGCGAAAGCTCACGTGA
- a CDS encoding methyltransferase translates to MSNPTRHVDLSASAAPDLVPDVTALNNLVVTTAPWAFQSLYVAAKLGLADALRLGSRSSDDLAEEVGAHPGALYRFCRALAALGILYEHPDRIFSTTAMGAALRSDAPRGLRHFIIVNGEESFRAWAEVMHSVRTGKAAFDHVYGMSHFAYLALEAEASTAFNAMAKSGAPTEAVDSCDFSEDRVVVDVGGGSGGLLAHILQRNPELIGILSDTPAGVEQAAELFAAHHVLDRAVIMGGSFFESVPNGGDSYILSRVIHDWNDEDALRILRTVHRAMSPGSRLILIDKVIPDTAGFHPGKFSDLQMLVVLGGQERTLSELTVLLDHAGFRLTDVRMPEFGPDSPWAEALIQAMPVDSGERKMS, encoded by the coding sequence ATGAGCAACCCGACACGGCACGTCGATCTGTCGGCGTCGGCCGCACCGGACTTGGTCCCAGACGTGACCGCACTCAACAATCTGGTCGTCACCACCGCACCTTGGGCCTTCCAGAGCCTGTACGTAGCCGCGAAACTCGGGCTTGCGGACGCCCTCCGGCTGGGTTCCCGGTCCAGCGACGACCTCGCTGAGGAGGTGGGGGCACATCCGGGTGCGCTCTACCGGTTCTGCCGGGCACTCGCGGCGCTTGGCATCCTGTATGAGCATCCTGACCGGATCTTCAGTACGACCGCGATGGGCGCTGCCCTGCGTTCTGATGCCCCCCGAGGACTGCGGCACTTCATCATCGTCAATGGCGAGGAGAGCTTCCGTGCGTGGGCCGAAGTGATGCACTCGGTCCGGACGGGAAAGGCGGCCTTCGACCACGTCTACGGGATGTCTCACTTCGCTTATCTGGCACTGGAGGCGGAGGCCAGCACCGCCTTCAATGCCATGGCAAAATCTGGTGCACCTACCGAAGCGGTCGATAGCTGCGACTTCTCCGAGGACCGGGTTGTGGTGGATGTCGGGGGAGGTTCCGGTGGCCTATTAGCCCATATTCTTCAGCGGAATCCGGAACTGATCGGGATTTTGTCGGATACGCCTGCGGGTGTGGAGCAGGCGGCGGAATTGTTCGCAGCCCACCACGTGCTCGACCGCGCGGTGATCATGGGAGGGAGTTTCTTCGAATCCGTCCCCAATGGTGGGGACAGCTATATTCTCTCCCGTGTCATCCACGACTGGAACGACGAGGATGCTCTGCGAATCCTACGTACGGTGCATCGGGCGATGTCGCCCGGTTCTCGACTCATTCTCATCGACAAAGTGATTCCCGATACAGCCGGTTTCCATCCGGGCAAGTTCTCCGACCTGCAGATGCTGGTCGTGCTGGGCGGGCAGGAACGAACCCTGAGTGAGTTGACGGTATTGCTGGACCACGCCGGTTTTCGACTGACCGACGTGCGGATGCCCGAGTTCGGCCCGGATTCGCCGTGGGCAGAGGCCCTGATCCAGGCGATGCCGGTCGATTCCGGGGAGAGGAAGATGTCATGA
- the metK gene encoding methionine adenosyltransferase: MIRAQGSGGLRLFTSESVTEGHPDKIADQISDTILDALLDQDPTSRVAIETLITTGMVQVAGEVSAKANIPIAQLVRNKVVDIGYDSSHKGFDGASCGVTVTISSQSPDIAQGVDAAYEARVDRAVAGGETDELGRQGAGDQGLMFGYACDETPEFMPLPIHLAHRLSRRLADVRRNGTVPYLRPDGKTQVTIEYDGDRPIRLDTVVVSTQHAAGIDLESLLVPDIREFVVGPELEALRTDGLKVETDGYRLFVNPTGRFEIGGPMGDTGLTGRKIIMDTYGGYARHGGGAFSGKDPSKVDRSAAYAVRWVAKNVVAAGLAARCEIQVAYAIGKAEPVGLFVETFGTHHVDVHRIEKAIREVFDLRPAAIIRDLDLLRPIYTQTAAYGHFGRQLPGFTWEQTDRVAALRDAAGA; this comes from the coding sequence ATGATACGAGCACAGGGAAGCGGTGGGCTCCGGCTCTTCACCTCGGAATCGGTGACCGAGGGCCATCCAGACAAGATTGCCGATCAGATCAGCGACACTATCCTGGATGCATTACTGGATCAAGATCCAACGTCCCGTGTAGCCATCGAGACACTCATCACGACCGGAATGGTCCAGGTGGCTGGCGAGGTTTCGGCGAAGGCGAACATACCGATCGCGCAACTCGTGCGGAACAAAGTGGTCGACATCGGATATGATTCGTCTCACAAGGGTTTCGATGGCGCGTCGTGCGGCGTCACAGTGACAATCAGCTCTCAGTCGCCGGACATCGCCCAGGGCGTCGACGCGGCGTACGAGGCACGGGTCGACCGCGCGGTCGCCGGCGGCGAGACCGACGAGCTGGGCCGCCAAGGCGCCGGGGACCAGGGACTGATGTTCGGGTACGCGTGCGATGAGACGCCCGAGTTCATGCCGCTGCCGATCCACCTCGCACACCGCCTCTCTCGACGGCTGGCAGATGTGCGCCGGAACGGGACAGTCCCGTATCTGCGACCTGATGGCAAGACCCAAGTCACCATCGAGTACGACGGAGATAGACCGATTCGCCTGGACACCGTCGTGGTTTCCACGCAACACGCCGCAGGAATCGATCTGGAATCGCTTCTTGTCCCTGACATACGCGAGTTCGTCGTCGGACCTGAACTGGAGGCGCTCAGAACCGACGGCCTCAAGGTGGAAACCGACGGATACCGTCTGTTCGTGAATCCCACCGGCCGTTTTGAGATCGGAGGCCCGATGGGTGACACCGGATTGACCGGACGAAAAATCATCATGGACACCTATGGTGGCTATGCCCGGCACGGCGGTGGTGCGTTCTCTGGCAAAGACCCGTCGAAGGTGGATCGGTCCGCAGCATACGCGGTACGCTGGGTCGCCAAGAACGTTGTCGCCGCCGGCCTTGCCGCCCGCTGCGAAATCCAAGTTGCCTATGCGATCGGAAAGGCTGAGCCCGTCGGTCTCTTTGTCGAAACCTTCGGCACTCACCACGTTGATGTGCACAGGATCGAAAAGGCAATCCGCGAGGTCTTCGATCTGCGTCCTGCTGCGATCATCCGTGATCTCGACCTGCTACGGCCCATCTACACGCAGACTGCCGCGTACGGCCATTTCGGGCGGCAACTTCCGGGTTTCACCTGGGAGCAGACCGATCGGGTGGCAGCCCTGCGAGATGCCGCTGGAGCCTGA